TGATCAACATCGCCTTGCCGCGCGTCAGAGACTTTCGTGGAATTTCCGGCAAAGCTTTCGACGGTGCAGGCAACTATTCGCTGGGCATCAAGGAACAACTGATTTTTCCTGAAATCGACTACGACAAGATCGACAAAATTAAGGGGTTGAACATCAGCATCGTCACAACGGCCAAAACCAATCAAGAGGGAAAAGAACTCCTCAAACTTATGGGGATGCCCTTTAAGAACTAATACAGCCTGGTGGTTACAAGGAGAAAGCATTGGCGAAGACATCACTCAGACAAAAGGCGAAAAGAAAACCCAAGTTTAGTGTCAGGGCCTACAACCGGTGCCCCATTTGCGGAAGGCCGCGGGGCTTTATCAGGAAGTTTGGCATCTGCCGAATTTGCTTTCGTAACCTGGCTTCTCAGGGAAGACTCCCCGGGGTCGTTAAATCCAGTTGGTAAGCACCAATTGATATCCGAATAACCAATCAGAATTAGGAAACAGCGATGAGCGATCCAATTGCCGATATGCTAACCCGCATCAGAAACGCCGGGAAGGCCAAACACAACAGTGTGGATATTCCCGGTTCGAAGATAAAAACGGAGATCGCCAAGGTTCTCAAAGAATCGGGCTACATCCGGAACTACAAGTTCATCAATGACGACAAACAGGGTGTTCTGCGCGTCTATCTTAAGTATACAGCCGCCCAGAAGCATACCATCGTCAATATCGAACGGATCAGCAAGCCCAGCCGACGGTCCTATCTTAATGCCAAGTCGGTCGAACCGGTGTATAACGGAATGGGTGTCGCCATCGTGTCCACATCGCAAGGCGTGATGACCGACAAAGCTGCAA
This window of the uncultured Desulfosarcina sp. genome carries:
- a CDS encoding type Z 30S ribosomal protein S14 — encoded protein: MAKTSLRQKAKRKPKFSVRAYNRCPICGRPRGFIRKFGICRICFRNLASQGRLPGVVKSSW
- the rpsH gene encoding 30S ribosomal protein S8; this encodes MSDPIADMLTRIRNAGKAKHNSVDIPGSKIKTEIAKVLKESGYIRNYKFINDDKQGVLRVYLKYTAAQKHTIVNIERISKPSRRSYLNAKSVEPVYNGMGVAIVSTSQGVMTDKAARERNIGGEVLCTVW